The Achromobacter pestifer genome includes a region encoding these proteins:
- a CDS encoding DUF1254 domain-containing protein encodes MYRPTLSALGLALALATTAHAQQTGSVSPYTFERGYPTAKTSERARDDADLQRALVAYRFWYPTVSVEGIFDGNRALGIEDGKKWGIASTGPRQVGFTLNSDTPYGSAVLDLTDGPVVIDLPPGPFIGLVNDHNQGWVQDLGLPGPDAGKGGKHLVLPPGYDGKVPDGYHVGHSHSLKNLLAVRAMPVGGDVDKALDALRTIKIYRWSENGSQSAPLQVVDTTKNAMDSSSLRWEDNFQFWEELDKIIQQEALVPTFLPMYGLLSELGIEKGKAFKPDERMKALLTRAAKDGRDQMLVAAFDSKRPDRKNWPDRQWEWVGLVPGSAQFETPAGIDLDARDRWFAQAIVTSPAMFRRDPGAGSLYWLGARDAGGVYLDGGKNYTLTIPQPVPGKLFWSVTLYDSATRSQVKTDQDKAALRSLFELKDIDKTKPLILYFGPNAPKGNEGKWIKTAPGKGWFAYIRIYGPEAAAFDKSWKPGDFESVR; translated from the coding sequence ATGTACCGTCCCACGCTCTCCGCTCTAGGCTTGGCTTTGGCTCTGGCTACGACTGCACACGCCCAGCAAACAGGCTCAGTATCACCCTATACCTTTGAGCGAGGTTATCCCACGGCCAAGACGTCGGAACGTGCGCGCGACGATGCGGATCTGCAACGGGCCCTAGTGGCCTACAGGTTCTGGTACCCCACGGTATCGGTCGAGGGCATCTTCGATGGCAATCGTGCTCTCGGCATTGAAGATGGCAAGAAATGGGGAATCGCCTCCACGGGCCCGCGCCAAGTGGGCTTTACGCTGAATTCTGACACGCCGTACGGATCCGCAGTACTGGACCTGACCGACGGACCCGTGGTGATCGATTTGCCGCCCGGCCCGTTCATTGGGCTGGTGAACGATCACAATCAGGGCTGGGTACAGGACCTCGGCTTGCCGGGACCTGACGCAGGTAAAGGCGGCAAGCACCTGGTGCTGCCTCCTGGCTACGACGGCAAGGTCCCTGATGGCTACCACGTGGGCCATTCCCATTCGCTGAAGAATCTATTGGCCGTACGTGCTATGCCGGTGGGCGGAGACGTAGACAAAGCGTTGGATGCCCTGCGTACGATAAAGATCTACCGTTGGTCGGAAAACGGCTCGCAATCCGCCCCACTGCAAGTGGTGGACACTACCAAGAACGCGATGGATAGTTCCTCCCTACGCTGGGAAGACAACTTCCAGTTCTGGGAGGAACTCGACAAGATCATTCAACAGGAGGCGTTGGTGCCCACCTTCCTGCCGATGTACGGTCTATTGTCTGAACTTGGCATCGAGAAGGGGAAGGCTTTCAAGCCGGATGAGCGCATGAAAGCGCTTTTGACCCGAGCAGCCAAAGATGGCCGTGATCAGATGCTTGTGGCGGCTTTCGACAGCAAGCGTCCCGACCGGAAAAACTGGCCCGATCGCCAGTGGGAATGGGTGGGCCTTGTGCCTGGTAGCGCGCAATTCGAGACCCCCGCCGGTATCGACCTTGATGCGCGCGATCGCTGGTTCGCTCAAGCCATCGTAACGTCACCGGCCATGTTCCGCCGCGATCCCGGCGCGGGCTCTCTTTACTGGCTCGGAGCCCGCGACGCCGGCGGGGTCTACCTCGATGGCGGCAAGAACTACACGCTGACTATCCCGCAACCAGTCCCCGGAAAGCTGTTCTGGTCAGTGACGCTCTATGACTCCGCTACCCGCTCACAGGTAAAGACTGATCAGGACAAGGCAGCGTTGCGTTCGCTTTTCGAGCTGAAGGACATCGACAAAACCAAGCCCCTAATTTTGTATTTCGGGCCGAATGCGCCGAAAGGAAACGAAGGCAAGTGGATCAAGACAGCACCCGGCAAGGGCTGGTTTGCCTACATCCGAATTTACGGTCCGGAGGCGGCGGCATTCGATAAAAGCTGGAAGCCAGGCGATTTCGAGTCGGTCCGCTAG
- a CDS encoding tyrosine-type recombinase/integrase, giving the protein MESANVTVGHRVPWNKGKLTGQKPPLKLGEIWAIRTRLQMTSNVRELAMFNLAIDSKLRACDLTRLQVQEIRHGSHVAARSTVMQQKTQRPVQFEITEQTRESVEAWIEARGLKAADFLFPSRLHTSPHLSTRQYARIVHRWVASIGLDDTAYGTHTMRRTKASLIYRRTKNLRAVQLLLGHTKLESTVRYLGIEVDDALEMAEQTEV; this is encoded by the coding sequence ATGGAATCCGCGAATGTCACCGTTGGCCATCGTGTGCCATGGAACAAGGGCAAACTCACCGGGCAGAAGCCACCTCTAAAGCTAGGAGAAATTTGGGCAATCCGAACGAGACTGCAGATGACGTCGAACGTCCGGGAACTCGCAATGTTCAATCTCGCAATCGATAGCAAGCTTCGAGCGTGCGATCTCACGCGATTGCAGGTGCAGGAAATCCGTCACGGAAGCCACGTGGCCGCTAGATCCACCGTCATGCAACAAAAGACCCAGCGTCCGGTGCAATTCGAGATCACGGAGCAAACCCGTGAGAGCGTGGAAGCATGGATCGAGGCGCGAGGGCTAAAGGCGGCGGATTTTCTGTTTCCGAGCCGTTTGCATACGTCGCCGCATCTGTCGACGCGGCAGTACGCCCGGATTGTGCATCGCTGGGTCGCATCGATTGGCCTCGACGATACCGCATATGGCACCCACACTATGCGCCGTACTAAAGCCTCGCTGATCTACCGCCGGACGAAGAATCTTCGGGCGGTGCAGCTGCTGCTCGGGCATACGAAGCTGGAAAGCACAGTTCGCTATCTCGGCATCGAGGTCGACGATGCGCTTGAGATGGCAGAGCAAACCGAGGTTTGA
- a CDS encoding CBASS cGAMP-activated phospholipase has translation MAWTEDRPFQALALTGGGYRGLFTACALQEIEEHIGEPIGRRFDLSYGTSIGGIIALAVAFEVPMQKVVHAFAQSGERIFPPRNKPTGAFSKGWDIVKHWNHPRYRSQALRDVITSLIPEDATLNDATHAVGIPAVNVTSGRPQVFKTRHKAEWTRDWKYRAVDVALATSAAPTFFELAELDGQLYADGGLYANAPDLLALHEAEHFFGVPSDAVRILSVGTTTNMYSLSFESGRELGIQGWMDDNRLFSVTISSQQQLVDQLMQHKLKDRYFRLDALPSNEQAKDLGLDVATEAARRTLMALGKKAASDILNTKLAPFLRHEPQMTLVRSG, from the coding sequence ATGGCGTGGACTGAGGATCGGCCCTTTCAGGCGCTGGCACTGACGGGCGGAGGCTATCGAGGCCTTTTCACTGCATGCGCGCTTCAGGAGATAGAAGAGCACATCGGCGAGCCCATCGGCCGACGGTTTGACCTTTCCTATGGCACCTCGATCGGTGGGATCATCGCACTGGCCGTAGCGTTCGAAGTCCCAATGCAGAAGGTGGTACACGCATTCGCGCAGTCAGGCGAAAGGATCTTTCCGCCGCGCAATAAGCCGACGGGCGCTTTCAGCAAGGGTTGGGACATCGTAAAGCACTGGAATCATCCCCGCTACCGCTCACAGGCCCTTCGCGACGTGATCACAAGCCTCATCCCTGAAGACGCGACCTTGAACGACGCAACACACGCTGTCGGCATCCCCGCGGTCAACGTCACCAGCGGACGTCCACAGGTCTTCAAGACCCGGCACAAGGCCGAGTGGACCCGCGACTGGAAGTACCGCGCGGTGGACGTGGCGCTGGCCACTTCGGCGGCCCCAACCTTCTTCGAGCTGGCCGAACTTGACGGCCAGCTCTATGCCGACGGCGGCCTGTACGCCAATGCCCCGGATCTGCTGGCGCTTCACGAGGCCGAACACTTCTTCGGCGTGCCCAGCGATGCCGTCCGCATTCTCAGCGTCGGCACGACGACCAACATGTACTCCCTATCCTTCGAGTCCGGCCGCGAGCTGGGCATCCAAGGCTGGATGGATGACAACCGACTTTTCTCCGTCACGATCTCTTCGCAGCAGCAGTTGGTGGACCAGCTGATGCAGCACAAGCTGAAGGATCGGTACTTCCGCCTCGACGCACTCCCATCAAACGAGCAGGCCAAAGACCTCGGCTTGGACGTAGCGACCGAGGCTGCGCGGCGCACACTAATGGCCCTAGGCAAGAAAGCGGCCAGCGACATCCTCAACACGAAGTTGGCGCCATTTCTGAGACACGAGCCCCAGATGACCTTGGTTCGGAGCGGCTGA
- a CDS encoding Mov34/MPN/PAD-1 family protein yields the protein MPSVRHVSDWTLGDGSLLLNFSDEVRGVFERNVQVGERPESGGVLLGTVHEHGLLVTLATTPTRLDRRFRYLFERLPFGHRAVAKRLWRSTAGTTRYIGEWHTHPQDIPSPSGIDVDEWRKLAKLRADKRPLLAVIVGRDALHVELTHGNGDREQLQPYVY from the coding sequence ATGCCCAGCGTGCGCCACGTGAGTGATTGGACGCTCGGCGACGGCAGCCTGTTGCTGAATTTCTCCGACGAGGTCCGCGGAGTGTTCGAGAGGAACGTGCAAGTGGGTGAGCGACCAGAAAGCGGCGGAGTGCTGCTCGGGACCGTCCACGAGCACGGCCTGCTCGTCACCCTGGCCACCACTCCTACGCGTTTAGACCGCCGATTCCGCTACCTCTTTGAGCGGTTGCCATTCGGGCACCGCGCGGTGGCGAAACGCCTCTGGCGCTCCACGGCCGGCACAACCCGCTACATCGGCGAATGGCACACTCACCCGCAGGACATTCCCTCACCCTCGGGCATTGACGTGGACGAATGGCGGAAGCTTGCCAAGCTGCGCGCCGACAAGCGCCCGTTGCTGGCGGTCATCGTGGGTCGTGACGCCCTGCACGTGGAACTGACGCATGGAAACGGCGATCGAGAACAGCTCCAGCCGTACGTTTACTGA
- a CDS encoding ThiF family adenylyltransferase: MKFAKVAIPDLTAALQQRGFSYVGRGWKGWLMFTGELRLKSQRYPCEIAVSSALDDFPRVWLTPLPVDKRELLPHLSKDGYLCYLASGSVIFDFFDPIRQTLACLDRAEQVLEDILAGEMVDDLAEEFHVTWGTTSCMLDVNESRPGILEAYTFGQKVTFVTDDKARTRAKLEAIGLGLPKIELSAFRVFTKSPPMPLQSSWPPTTVQAFLQWQGTLDPLCRKKIERRLMDLFRRKATRVLVLIDSPVVQYGIEVELKRQLASVGTKSSMREDLYRLPIRRISVYRIDDNYLAGRNLPGSKTLAGLKVGLIGCGTIGGYLAEMLAKAGAGTIGGKLTLVDMGSFEPGNLGRHRLGFNALLVNKAEAMREELRRVAPGIDVVAVTDNAKEMTLGPLDLLIDATGEQGLTDWLTWKHSDRVPFLTAWVEGAGVAVRALLQAKPEHACARCVSQPPMADQYRVFDAPPKVVLKGHGCEGLYVPFPASASVQAAALAMEMVQAWLDGAETPTFRTRVLAQELKVHFSDCTPPRYKGCPACAT; encoded by the coding sequence ATGAAATTCGCGAAAGTCGCGATTCCAGACCTGACCGCCGCGCTGCAACAGCGTGGCTTTTCCTACGTCGGCCGTGGCTGGAAAGGCTGGTTGATGTTCACCGGCGAGCTCAGGCTGAAGTCGCAGCGCTATCCCTGTGAGATCGCCGTCTCGTCGGCGTTGGACGATTTTCCTCGAGTCTGGCTGACCCCATTGCCCGTTGACAAGCGTGAGTTGCTGCCTCACCTGAGCAAAGATGGATACTTGTGCTACCTGGCTTCGGGCTCGGTTATCTTCGACTTCTTCGACCCTATTCGACAGACATTGGCTTGCTTGGACCGTGCCGAGCAGGTCCTGGAAGACATCTTGGCTGGCGAGATGGTTGATGACCTAGCAGAGGAGTTCCACGTTACCTGGGGTACCACCTCGTGCATGCTGGACGTGAACGAAAGCCGGCCGGGCATCCTCGAGGCCTACACCTTCGGCCAGAAGGTCACATTCGTCACGGACGATAAGGCCCGGACCCGCGCGAAGCTGGAGGCCATTGGCCTTGGGCTGCCCAAGATCGAGTTGTCCGCTTTTCGGGTGTTCACCAAGTCGCCGCCGATGCCGCTGCAGAGCAGCTGGCCGCCGACAACCGTCCAAGCGTTCCTGCAATGGCAGGGCACGCTGGACCCGCTGTGCCGAAAGAAGATCGAGCGGCGGCTCATGGACTTGTTCCGACGGAAGGCGACCCGGGTACTAGTCCTGATCGATTCGCCGGTGGTGCAGTACGGCATCGAGGTGGAGCTGAAGCGCCAATTGGCCAGCGTGGGAACAAAATCGTCCATGCGCGAGGACCTCTACCGCCTGCCAATCCGCAGGATCTCGGTCTATCGCATCGATGACAACTACCTCGCCGGGCGAAACCTCCCCGGCTCGAAGACGCTAGCTGGGCTCAAGGTTGGACTGATTGGATGCGGAACCATCGGAGGCTACCTTGCCGAGATGCTCGCGAAGGCCGGAGCAGGTACCATCGGTGGCAAGCTGACATTGGTGGACATGGGCAGCTTTGAACCCGGCAACCTTGGTCGCCACCGCCTGGGCTTTAACGCCTTACTGGTGAACAAGGCCGAGGCGATGCGCGAAGAGCTTCGTCGCGTCGCGCCTGGGATCGACGTCGTGGCCGTTACCGACAACGCGAAAGAGATGACCCTAGGACCACTGGACCTGCTGATCGACGCCACCGGCGAACAGGGGCTGACTGATTGGCTAACGTGGAAGCACTCAGACAGGGTGCCGTTCCTGACGGCTTGGGTCGAGGGAGCCGGTGTAGCCGTCCGTGCCCTGTTGCAGGCTAAACCCGAGCACGCTTGCGCGCGCTGCGTGTCGCAGCCTCCTATGGCGGATCAATACCGCGTGTTTGACGCACCGCCAAAAGTCGTTTTGAAGGGCCACGGCTGCGAGGGCCTCTACGTTCCCTTCCCGGCGTCCGCCTCGGTGCAGGCGGCTGCGCTTGCGATGGAGATGGTACAGGCCTGGCTGGACGGCGCAGAAACGCCCACCTTCAGGACGCGCGTGCTGGCCCAAGAGCTCAAGGTCCACTTCAGTGACTGCACACCGCCTCGATACAAAGGATGCCCAGCGTGCGCCACGTGA
- a CDS encoding CBASS cGAMP synthase, translating into MLNLSALFYTEVESEPCLFGNLNLRDDDRRDIAEAKNEVRLALRDGIPRVYAAEGHPGKIPQPRFFTQGSWAYKTLNAPAQRPQQADVDDGCYLPLSFLNQTDHPSVAADVFFDMGEKALADLVYEKGWKLSRKPTCIRVEISDLAHIDIPLYAIPDKEFDTLVKAVNVMRASLESRNAADAVMDSWEDLPKTKVLLAHREEGWMHSDPRPVKEWFVDQVETRGEQLRRVVRYIKAYRDWTWKSGGPSSILLMAAASPLFVKQDRRDDQALADVVKQLPAALRKGVSNPVNSKESLTDRLRASSDDADMVEQAALQFEDLSCRLQAALDAGNAEQACIWLQDLFGPRFPDRPDRVKEAAMASAVVAAIASSPAIAGPSELMGRTRAG; encoded by the coding sequence ATGCTGAATCTGAGCGCCCTTTTTTACACAGAAGTCGAATCTGAACCTTGCCTCTTCGGCAATTTGAACCTGCGCGATGACGATCGCAGGGACATCGCCGAAGCCAAGAATGAAGTCCGGTTGGCGCTGCGGGACGGCATCCCCCGTGTCTACGCGGCGGAAGGCCATCCCGGCAAGATCCCTCAACCGCGATTTTTCACCCAGGGCTCCTGGGCGTACAAGACGCTAAACGCTCCGGCGCAGCGGCCCCAGCAGGCCGACGTCGACGACGGATGCTACCTGCCGCTCAGCTTCCTGAACCAGACAGACCACCCCAGTGTCGCAGCCGACGTGTTCTTCGACATGGGGGAAAAGGCCTTGGCTGACCTCGTGTACGAGAAAGGCTGGAAGCTCTCCAGAAAACCCACCTGCATCCGCGTGGAGATCAGCGATCTTGCCCATATCGACATCCCCCTGTACGCAATCCCGGACAAGGAGTTCGATACCCTCGTCAAGGCTGTGAACGTCATGCGCGCGTCTCTCGAGAGTCGCAACGCCGCTGATGCAGTGATGGACAGCTGGGAAGATCTACCCAAGACGAAGGTGCTGCTGGCCCACCGCGAAGAAGGCTGGATGCACTCCGACCCTCGCCCGGTAAAGGAATGGTTCGTCGACCAGGTCGAGACCAGAGGCGAGCAGCTGCGCCGCGTAGTGCGCTACATCAAGGCCTACCGCGACTGGACCTGGAAGTCGGGCGGCCCCAGTTCGATCCTGCTGATGGCGGCGGCGTCGCCCCTGTTCGTAAAACAAGATCGCCGCGATGACCAGGCGCTTGCCGATGTTGTGAAGCAGCTGCCGGCGGCGCTTCGCAAGGGCGTTAGCAACCCAGTTAATTCGAAGGAGTCGCTGACCGACCGTCTACGGGCATCCAGCGATGACGCGGATATGGTTGAACAGGCTGCGCTACAGTTTGAGGATTTGAGCTGCCGCCTTCAGGCCGCCCTAGACGCCGGCAACGCCGAGCAGGCATGCATATGGTTGCAGGACCTGTTCGGGCCGCGCTTCCCTGACCGCCCCGACCGCGTCAAGGAGGCCGCGATGGCCTCGGCCGTTGTAGCCGCCATCGCTTCCTCTCCGGCAATCGCGGGTCCGTCCGAACTGATGGGTCGGACTCGCGCCGGATGA
- a CDS encoding HigA family addiction module antitoxin, which translates to MARYLPHPGEILREDVIAVLGLSVTEAAARLAMSRAALARVLNGKAGISPDLAVRLEQAGASTAQAWVAMQANYDLWQALQREQPPVRPLADLADAP; encoded by the coding sequence ATGGCACGCTACCTACCGCATCCGGGCGAAATTCTCCGAGAGGACGTTATCGCGGTCCTGGGTCTATCCGTGACTGAAGCCGCCGCACGGCTGGCCATGTCTCGGGCGGCGCTGGCCCGCGTCCTCAATGGTAAGGCCGGTATCAGCCCTGACCTCGCGGTCCGGCTGGAACAGGCCGGGGCTAGCACCGCCCAGGCATGGGTGGCGATGCAGGCCAATTACGACTTATGGCAGGCATTGCAGCGTGAGCAACCTCCTGTTCGGCCGCTGGCCGATCTGGCTGACGCGCCCTAA
- a CDS encoding BrnA antitoxin family protein — MPKKVDTEMAEFEAALLRSAKQAVDGKYARVHSPDEIVRRRGRPVGSTAAVRKSATTIRLDEEVLSAFKATGQGWQTRMNNALKDWLKTHQLT; from the coding sequence ATGCCTAAGAAAGTTGATACTGAGATGGCCGAGTTTGAGGCTGCGTTGCTGCGCAGCGCCAAGCAGGCTGTTGACGGTAAATATGCTCGCGTGCATTCGCCGGACGAGATTGTGCGGCGGCGTGGCCGTCCTGTTGGAAGCACTGCCGCAGTTCGCAAGTCGGCTACTACTATCCGTCTTGACGAGGAAGTCTTGTCGGCATTCAAGGCTACCGGGCAAGGCTGGCAAACTCGCATGAACAACGCGTTGAAGGACTGGTTGAAAACCCACCAGCTAACCTGA
- a CDS encoding transcriptional regulator, producing the protein MLTVIETDEFSAWSAKVWSDSEREAFVDWIAANPEAGDVIPGSGGCRKVRWSRAGMGKRGGARVIYYLRLASGEVVLLIVYAKAKFDNLPASFLAKLKECFDA; encoded by the coding sequence ATGCTAACCGTGATCGAAACCGATGAATTCAGCGCCTGGTCCGCGAAGGTGTGGAGCGACTCCGAACGGGAGGCATTTGTGGATTGGATTGCAGCCAATCCGGAAGCGGGGGATGTGATCCCCGGTTCGGGGGGATGCAGAAAGGTGCGATGGTCTCGCGCCGGGATGGGCAAGCGCGGTGGTGCCCGAGTGATCTATTACCTCAGATTGGCGAGCGGTGAGGTTGTGCTGCTCATCGTGTACGCGAAGGCCAAGTTCGATAACCTCCCCGCCTCGTTTCTCGCCAAACTCAAGGAGTGCTTTGATGCCTAA
- a CDS encoding ParB/RepB/Spo0J family partition protein — MKFDSKELAAIHAASIRTEIPYAQLRLSETYQARRPQDAEQDPEILELKATIKAMGGVLHNLVVVACADGTYEVCAGGRRWTSIGLLIEEGTFPADYVVPCLIIPAEFAHHASLIENIGRKAMHPADTFESYARLRSENWTIEAIAAAHGATESAVKKLLALGNVSPTLMQLFRDGKIELPEMQALASVSDHARQEAAWKAVKQQYWNRDDAIRNLLSETEMRGDSPAARYVTVAAYEKAGGEVRRDLFEDDTYLADPEKVRTMAETKMQRSKLAKGVAGEGWLWVEYRVSFEHADKKPFGEIQRVRQEPSKEQAKRIDGLRKKIEAAQAKLAELRSVEGYDEADLNKVRGLIRGYEGELRVIESELLDYPANLKALAGVVLHLDHQGDLTATRGLIRQDERDAVSQILRTKAGGAGAAQAVDLPPVKTRPVHSEALTNRLQAQRVIALQAEVMIRPNLALCLLVEQMLGDIDWTRRSASGDTFDFSARSAHHELTNTDPEIKDSAAWATVQEQIALVTKDIPEDDGAVLPWLLAQAQADVIDMLAVLISATIYRHRSHAHGTETGHLDRLAEIVGLDMSKWWQPTAQSYLAHVSKERIAAVVTQATDAEQAQPLLAMKKAQAAAAAEELLAGKGWVPELMRTQPLLTEMAVEHPMGEMEA, encoded by the coding sequence ATGAAATTCGATTCCAAGGAACTTGCCGCCATCCACGCTGCCAGCATCCGCACTGAGATTCCGTATGCGCAACTGCGTCTCAGCGAAACCTATCAGGCTCGTCGCCCGCAGGATGCGGAGCAGGATCCGGAAATCCTGGAACTGAAGGCGACGATTAAGGCGATGGGCGGCGTCCTGCATAACCTCGTGGTTGTCGCCTGCGCTGATGGCACCTATGAGGTTTGCGCCGGCGGTCGTCGCTGGACCTCCATAGGCTTGCTGATTGAGGAAGGGACATTTCCCGCCGACTATGTTGTGCCGTGCCTCATCATCCCGGCCGAGTTTGCGCACCATGCCAGCCTCATCGAGAACATCGGCCGTAAGGCCATGCACCCGGCGGACACGTTTGAGAGCTATGCCCGCCTGCGTAGCGAGAACTGGACTATCGAAGCGATTGCGGCGGCGCACGGCGCTACGGAATCCGCCGTGAAGAAGCTCCTGGCGCTGGGTAATGTGTCGCCCACGCTGATGCAGCTGTTTCGGGATGGAAAGATCGAGCTACCGGAAATGCAAGCGCTTGCCTCCGTTTCCGATCATGCCCGGCAAGAAGCTGCCTGGAAGGCGGTGAAACAGCAGTATTGGAACCGGGATGACGCGATCCGCAATCTGCTTTCGGAAACCGAGATGCGGGGCGACTCGCCTGCTGCTCGATATGTCACTGTCGCCGCCTACGAGAAGGCGGGCGGGGAGGTGCGCCGCGATCTTTTCGAGGACGACACGTATCTGGCCGACCCGGAGAAAGTACGCACGATGGCAGAGACGAAGATGCAGCGGTCCAAGCTTGCGAAGGGCGTAGCAGGGGAGGGCTGGCTGTGGGTCGAGTACCGCGTTTCCTTTGAGCATGCAGACAAGAAGCCCTTTGGCGAGATCCAGCGCGTGCGGCAGGAGCCGAGCAAAGAGCAAGCCAAGCGCATTGATGGCCTGAGGAAGAAAATCGAAGCGGCCCAGGCCAAGCTGGCCGAACTGCGCTCGGTGGAGGGATACGACGAGGCCGACCTGAACAAGGTGCGCGGCCTGATACGCGGTTACGAGGGAGAGCTTCGCGTCATCGAGAGCGAGCTTCTCGACTATCCGGCGAACTTGAAGGCATTGGCCGGTGTGGTTCTGCACCTGGACCATCAAGGCGACCTGACGGCCACGCGCGGCCTGATCCGCCAGGATGAGCGCGATGCGGTGTCGCAAATTTTGCGGACCAAGGCGGGCGGGGCAGGGGCGGCGCAGGCCGTGGATCTGCCCCCGGTCAAGACGCGCCCGGTACATTCGGAAGCGCTGACGAACCGCCTGCAAGCACAGCGCGTTATTGCCCTGCAGGCTGAGGTCATGATCCGCCCCAATCTAGCCCTGTGCCTGCTGGTGGAACAGATGCTGGGTGATATTGACTGGACCCGCCGCAGCGCCAGCGGTGATACTTTCGATTTCTCGGCACGGTCGGCACATCACGAATTGACGAACACGGATCCGGAAATCAAGGACAGCGCCGCTTGGGCGACCGTGCAGGAGCAAATCGCACTGGTGACGAAGGACATACCCGAGGACGACGGCGCAGTCCTGCCCTGGCTTCTGGCGCAGGCGCAGGCCGACGTTATCGACATGCTTGCAGTGTTGATCAGTGCGACGATTTATCGTCATCGCAGCCATGCGCACGGCACGGAAACCGGACACCTTGACCGGCTGGCCGAAATTGTCGGCCTGGACATGAGCAAATGGTGGCAACCCACGGCCCAATCCTATCTGGCGCACGTGTCCAAGGAGCGGATCGCTGCGGTTGTGACGCAAGCCACCGACGCAGAGCAAGCCCAGCCCCTTTTGGCGATGAAGAAGGCCCAGGCGGCGGCCGCTGCTGAGGAACTGCTGGCGGGGAAGGGCTGGGTTCCTGAACTGATGCGCACTCAACCCCTTCTGACCGAAATGGCGGTGGAGCATCCCATGGGCGAGATGGAGGCGTAA
- a CDS encoding DUF6900 domain-containing protein yields the protein MAKPMLSEAAQQELLRIARQHLFLETLETRKHGSLDFKEQAVWCIRDALEAAYLAGMMDHHRSE from the coding sequence ATGGCAAAACCGATGCTGTCCGAAGCTGCGCAGCAAGAACTATTGCGGATTGCGCGCCAGCATTTGTTCTTGGAGACACTGGAAACCCGAAAGCACGGCAGTCTGGATTTCAAGGAGCAGGCGGTCTGGTGCATTCGGGATGCCCTAGAGGCGGCATATCTGGCCGGGATGATGGATCACCACCGATCCGAATAG
- a CDS encoding LysE family translocator, translated as MFGIQNYSSFIVAILIFQAVPGAGTIAILDATARYGRKTGLASVAGTLVGDFIFMIAAAAGLAAVLQANPLLFRGLQWFGAAYLCWMGIKLFGKKFQNGGTTSKGPSSRWKYFRRALGVSLTNPKVVLFFVAFFPLFMNPGAHISTLAIMMLHVSFLSLVYQALLVFVGNDISVRLKSFPSARRLATWTAGLALVGLSLKLLANSR; from the coding sequence ATGTTCGGTATTCAGAACTACAGCAGTTTTATCGTGGCCATCCTCATCTTTCAGGCTGTTCCCGGCGCAGGCACAATCGCGATCTTGGACGCTACCGCTCGCTACGGCCGGAAAACGGGCTTAGCGTCCGTTGCTGGGACTCTCGTGGGTGACTTCATTTTCATGATTGCGGCGGCCGCGGGACTTGCGGCCGTATTGCAGGCTAATCCACTCCTGTTCCGGGGACTGCAGTGGTTTGGTGCTGCTTATCTTTGTTGGATGGGAATCAAGCTCTTCGGGAAGAAATTCCAGAACGGGGGGACGACGTCAAAAGGACCGTCATCGCGGTGGAAGTACTTTCGACGCGCACTGGGTGTCAGCCTCACGAATCCCAAGGTTGTGCTGTTCTTCGTGGCCTTCTTCCCGTTGTTCATGAACCCCGGGGCGCATATTTCGACCCTGGCGATCATGATGCTGCACGTCTCGTTCCTCAGCCTTGTCTACCAAGCCCTATTGGTCTTTGTGGGGAATGACATCTCTGTCCGCCTGAAGTCCTTTCCCTCCGCAAGAAGGCTCGCCACTTGGACTGCTGGCCTGGCGCTGGTCGGTTTGAGCTTGAAGCTGTTGGCAAACAGCCGTTGA
- a CDS encoding Lrp/AsnC family transcriptional regulator, whose amino-acid sequence MELDEISWRLLGELQQDGRASLKVLAEAAGLSVAATAERLRKLQDAGIVRGITAEIDSAKAGYPVKAIVGVTVVQPGKKALLQKIRASPEVLECHHVAGADSYLMTVVATSLTDLERFIGTINPFGETRTSIVFSTPINRRGLVHAGSIKRS is encoded by the coding sequence ATGGAACTGGATGAGATCTCATGGCGCTTGCTTGGCGAGCTTCAACAAGATGGGCGCGCCTCGTTGAAGGTGCTGGCCGAGGCTGCAGGTCTGTCTGTAGCAGCCACTGCGGAGCGTCTAAGAAAGCTTCAAGACGCCGGGATAGTGCGTGGTATCACTGCAGAAATTGATTCTGCGAAGGCCGGCTATCCAGTAAAGGCGATCGTGGGTGTCACTGTCGTGCAGCCGGGAAAGAAGGCATTGCTGCAAAAAATCCGAGCCTCACCTGAAGTACTTGAGTGTCATCACGTCGCAGGAGCTGATTCCTATCTCATGACGGTTGTGGCCACGAGCCTCACAGACCTTGAAAGGTTTATCGGGACCATCAATCCCTTCGGTGAAACGCGCACGTCCATCGTATTCTCGACACCAATCAATCGGCGTGGCTTGGTACACGCGGGCTCCATCAAGCGTTCTTGA